Genomic segment of Geminocystis herdmanii PCC 6308:
AATTCCTCGATGGTTTTATTTCCTTGATGGTGATTCCAATGTTGAGTATCAATATTATATTGTAATAATAATTCTTTTAATTCAATTAAAGTATTCGGGTTCATTGCCTAATTTCCATTTAATATTACAACCTACACTTGGTTTTTGTTCTATCTCGATCGATTGATCTAATAATAAAGCATCGATGCTCGATCGTAAATCTTTTCCCGTAACAGGTATATTTAAACTAGGACGACTATCATCTAATTGACCACGATAAACCAATTTTAAATTATGATCAAATAAATAAAAATCAGGGGTACAAGCCGCTTTATAAGCCTTAGCAATATCTTGATTTTCGTCATAACAAATAGGAAAATTAAAGCCTTCTTCTTGTGCCATTAACTTTAAATTGTCAGGAGAATCATCAGGATAATTAACCACATCATTACTGCTAATTGCCACGATACCTAAATTTTTATCTTGATAATCATAGCCTAGTTTTGCTAATTCCGTTTTAATATGTTTTACAAATGGACAATGACGAGAAATAAACATCACTAATAAACCTTTACATTCCCGAAAATCATCTAAAGAAATAATTTTATCAGAGACGGTATCAAGCAAAGAAAAGAAAGGTGCATCACTATTTAATACCAACATTGTCGAAGAAGTTAATACCATAAAAATAATAATAAATAATAGGTTTATTGAACAATAAAAGTAAACTTAATCTCAATTCTAACGAAAATTAACAAAAGTTCGATCGAGCAGCGCCACTTTTAGTGATCGAACTGTACCACTTTTGGAAATCATTATTTTCGACTTTTTTGAGACATGAGATGACAAGAAAAAGACTAGAGATAGGTATCAAAATGGGTTTCAATCACCCAGATAAAATTAATTC
This window contains:
- a CDS encoding thioredoxin family protein, whose translation is MVLTSSTMLVLNSDAPFFSLLDTVSDKIISLDDFRECKGLLVMFISRHCPFVKHIKTELAKLGYDYQDKNLGIVAISSNDVVNYPDDSPDNLKLMAQEEGFNFPICYDENQDIAKAYKAACTPDFYLFDHNLKLVYRGQLDDSRPSLNIPVTGKDLRSSIDALLLDQSIEIEQKPSVGCNIKWKLGNEPEYFN